In Fluviicola taffensis DSM 16823, the following are encoded in one genomic region:
- the ahcY gene encoding adenosylhomocysteinase: MSNTTEKLAYKVKDISLAEWGRKEIVLAEAEMPGLMSLRADYGAKKPLKGARIAGCLHMTIQTAVLIETLVELGAEVTWSSCNIFSTQDHAAAAIAAAGIPVYAWKGMNEEEFDWCIEQTIFAFEGGEPLNMILDDGGDLTNMVFDRFPELTAGIRGLSEETTTGVHRLHERKKNGTLVMPAINVNDSVTKSKFDNKYGCKESLVDSIRRATDVMMAGKVAVVCGYGDVGKGSAASLSGAGARVIVTEIDPICALQAAMDGYEVKKLDTVVSNADIIVTTTGNKDIIVGRHFENMKDKAIVCNIGHFDNEIDMAWLNGNYGSTKNTVKPQVDIYNVKGNDVIILAEGRLVNLGCATGHPSFVMSNSFTNQTLAQLELWENHKNYENDVYVLPKHLDEKVARLHLAKIGVELETLSNEQAAYIGVTVDGPYKSDAYRY, translated from the coding sequence ATGAGTAATACAACAGAAAAATTAGCTTACAAAGTAAAAGACATCTCATTGGCTGAATGGGGTCGCAAAGAGATCGTTTTAGCAGAAGCAGAAATGCCAGGATTAATGTCCTTGCGTGCAGATTACGGTGCGAAAAAACCGTTGAAAGGTGCACGTATTGCAGGATGTTTACACATGACTATTCAAACTGCCGTTTTGATCGAAACATTGGTTGAATTAGGAGCAGAAGTTACTTGGTCTTCTTGTAATATCTTCTCAACTCAAGATCACGCTGCTGCTGCAATTGCTGCTGCTGGAATTCCTGTTTATGCTTGGAAAGGTATGAATGAAGAGGAATTTGACTGGTGTATTGAGCAAACAATCTTCGCATTTGAAGGTGGAGAACCTTTGAATATGATTTTGGATGATGGCGGTGATTTAACGAATATGGTTTTTGATCGTTTTCCTGAATTGACTGCTGGAATTCGTGGTTTATCTGAAGAAACTACAACAGGAGTTCACCGTTTACACGAACGTAAGAAAAACGGAACGTTGGTGATGCCTGCAATCAATGTAAATGATTCAGTTACAAAATCAAAATTCGATAACAAATACGGATGTAAAGAATCTTTGGTAGATTCAATTCGTCGTGCAACTGACGTAATGATGGCTGGAAAAGTAGCTGTTGTTTGTGGTTATGGTGACGTTGGTAAAGGTTCTGCTGCTTCATTAAGCGGTGCTGGAGCTCGTGTAATTGTTACTGAAATCGATCCAATCTGTGCGTTGCAAGCTGCGATGGACGGATATGAAGTGAAAAAATTGGATACAGTTGTTTCGAACGCAGATATCATTGTTACTACAACAGGAAACAAAGACATCATCGTTGGTCGTCACTTTGAGAACATGAAAGACAAAGCGATCGTTTGTAACATTGGTCACTTCGATAACGAAATCGATATGGCTTGGTTGAATGGAAATTACGGAAGTACTAAAAACACAGTGAAGCCACAAGTGGATATTTACAATGTAAAAGGAAACGATGTGATTATCTTGGCTGAAGGTCGTTTGGTGAATTTAGGTTGTGCAACTGGTCACCCTTCATTCGTAATGTCGAATTCATTTACAAACCAAACATTGGCTCAATTGGAATTGTGGGAAAACCATAAAAACTATGAGAATGATGTGTACGTTTTGCCAAAACATTTGGATGAAAAAGTAGCTCGTTTGCATTTAGCAAAAATCGGAGTAGAATTGGAAACGTTATCGAATGAGCAGGCTGCTTATATCGGTGTAACGGTTGATGGTCCTTACAAATCTGATGCTTACAGATATTAA